From a region of the Butyrivibrio sp. AE3004 genome:
- a CDS encoding TetR/AcrR family transcriptional regulator — translation MNNKESNQLTRECLQLALMHLMGEHPYEKITVSEIVRRAGVSRTAFYRNYADKEDILHELGNKLIKRIADISEKPEFHENPHRWFEDVFRTVREDKETITLFDQAGILQRELFSGRSISELLYPATDTETKYIRLASEAAFFQILISWFRDGMHESEEHMADICVYVFENTLKKLP, via the coding sequence ATGAATAATAAAGAATCTAACCAGCTGACAAGAGAATGTCTTCAGCTTGCGCTGATGCACCTTATGGGAGAACACCCATATGAAAAAATCACCGTCAGCGAGATCGTGCGTCGTGCCGGAGTGTCAAGAACGGCATTCTACCGTAACTATGCAGACAAAGAAGATATTTTGCATGAACTGGGAAACAAACTTATAAAAAGGATTGCTGATATCAGCGAAAAACCAGAGTTTCACGAGAACCCTCATCGGTGGTTTGAAGATGTTTTTAGAACTGTCCGTGAGGATAAGGAAACCATTACCTTATTTGATCAGGCAGGTATATTACAGCGTGAACTCTTTTCCGGAAGATCCATTTCAGAGCTTCTCTACCCTGCAACAGATACCGAGACAAAGTACATCAGGCTCGCTTCAGAAGCAGCTTTTTTCCAGATACTTATCAGTTGGTTCAGGGACGGGATGCATGAAAGCGAAGAGCATATGGCAGATATCTGCGTATATGTCTTTGAG
- a CDS encoding radical SAM protein, whose translation MQVIETISHKAQRQAFSILIDRFLANLDKSENRTATYLKLVDQAEKFWGKDATRKEKLDQVRNAFKDPDNRWVKFLNKVVDETDPHVAKMTMLNLGYEAFFRGTKMIRANREKYGCNIPWLILFDPTSACNMHCQGCWSGTYGPKHNLSFEDMDKIVTQGKELGVYLYMMTGGEPLVRKKDVLRLAEKHNDVEFSIFDNSTLIDEDFCKEVVRLGNITFQLSIEGTPDTNDARRGIGHYDAVMKAMDLFKKYGIVYGTSICYTRNNIDAVTDPKFIEFIAEKSARFGFFFHYMPVGNNAVPELMPTVEQRKKMVEQIRFLRSDKCDIGFFPMDFQNDGEAVGGCIAGGRNYFHINSSGDAEPCVFVHFSNTNIHTHSILEMLKSPLFMEYHKGQPFNKNHLRPCPMLENPELLREMVARSGAHGTNEESEESVEHLCAKCDNYSKEWGPVADDIWAHQKHYRKSYENYAKENIESAEKLEFPDVKESKKKENRGA comes from the coding sequence ATGCAGGTTATAGAAACTATTTCTCACAAGGCACAGAGACAGGCATTCAGTATTTTGATAGACAGATTTCTTGCAAATCTGGATAAGTCTGAGAACAGAACAGCAACATACTTAAAGCTCGTGGACCAGGCAGAGAAATTTTGGGGGAAAGATGCCACAAGAAAAGAAAAGCTTGATCAGGTAAGGAATGCTTTTAAGGATCCCGATAACAGATGGGTCAAGTTTCTGAATAAAGTAGTTGATGAGACAGATCCTCATGTTGCCAAGATGACAATGCTCAACCTTGGTTATGAGGCCTTTTTCAGAGGCACTAAGATGATAAGGGCTAACAGGGAAAAGTATGGCTGCAATATACCATGGCTTATTCTCTTTGATCCAACAAGTGCCTGCAACATGCACTGTCAGGGCTGCTGGTCCGGAACCTACGGCCCCAAGCACAATCTTTCTTTTGAAGACATGGATAAGATCGTTACCCAGGGAAAAGAGCTGGGTGTTTACCTTTACATGATGACAGGAGGTGAGCCTCTTGTCAGAAAGAAGGATGTGCTCCGCCTTGCTGAAAAGCACAATGATGTAGAGTTTTCTATTTTTGATAACTCCACTTTAATCGACGAGGACTTCTGCAAGGAAGTAGTAAGGCTTGGAAACATCACGTTCCAGCTTTCTATCGAAGGTACTCCGGATACTAATGATGCAAGACGTGGAATTGGTCACTACGATGCTGTTATGAAAGCCATGGACCTGTTTAAGAAATACGGAATTGTATATGGCACTTCCATCTGCTATACAAGGAATAATATCGATGCAGTAACTGATCCTAAATTCATCGAGTTCATAGCTGAAAAAAGCGCAAGATTCGGATTCTTCTTCCACTACATGCCGGTTGGTAACAATGCTGTTCCAGAGCTTATGCCAACAGTAGAGCAGAGAAAAAAGATGGTGGAACAGATCAGGTTCCTTAGAAGTGATAAGTGCGATATCGGATTCTTCCCAATGGATTTCCAAAATGACGGGGAAGCTGTTGGTGGCTGTATCGCTGGCGGAAGAAACTACTTCCACATCAATTCAAGCGGAGATGCTGAGCCCTGCGTATTTGTCCACTTCTCCAACACCAATATCCATACTCACTCAATCCTTGAGATGCTAAAGAGCCCTCTTTTCATGGAATATCATAAGGGACAGCCCTTTAATAAGAATCATTTAAGGCCATGTCCTATGCTTGAAAATCCCGAGCTTCTTAGAGAGATGGTAGCAAGATCCGGAGCCCATGGCACCAATGAAGAATCAGAAGAAAGCGTTGAACACCTCTGCGCAAAATGTGATAATTATTCAAAAGAGTGGGGACCTGTAGCTGATGATATCTGGGCTCACCAGAAGCACTACAGAAAATCTTACGAGAACTATGCAAAAGAAAATATAGAAAGCGCAGAAAAACTGGAATTTCCTGATGTTAAGGAATCCAAGAAGAAAGAGAACAGAGGCGCATAA
- a CDS encoding DegV family protein, giving the protein MIKILSDSTCDLSPELIQKYDIGIIPLYVRLGDVEYLDGVNISPEQIHKWSDEHGETLKTAAASIEDISKYLDPSETDEYVIFTISSSMSANFNNVRLAAEDLGMSDRVHVIDSANLSTGIGLLVVYAAELAKEGKTAKEIASEIEKTKDKVRASFVIDTLVYLHRGGRCSGLAAFFGTALKIHPRIAVSDGAMHPEKKYRGSSRRYVLDYVRDMEADLKNARPERVFITHSGCDRKVVESVREYLGSLGVFKEILETRAGSVVSSHCGPGTLGVLFIAK; this is encoded by the coding sequence ATGATAAAAATTCTGTCAGATAGTACCTGTGATCTGTCACCGGAATTGATTCAAAAATACGACATCGGTATAATCCCGCTATATGTAAGACTCGGGGATGTGGAATATCTCGATGGCGTCAATATTTCTCCCGAACAGATCCATAAATGGTCTGATGAACATGGAGAAACGCTCAAGACAGCAGCGGCCAGCATTGAGGATATTTCCAAATACCTGGATCCGTCAGAAACAGATGAATACGTTATTTTCACGATATCATCTTCAATGTCGGCAAACTTTAACAATGTCAGACTTGCTGCAGAAGATCTTGGCATGTCTGACAGAGTTCATGTTATTGATTCTGCAAATCTTTCCACAGGTATCGGACTATTGGTAGTGTATGCTGCAGAGCTGGCAAAAGAAGGAAAGACAGCAAAAGAAATAGCAAGCGAGATAGAGAAAACCAAAGATAAAGTTCGTGCAAGCTTTGTGATAGATACCCTTGTTTATCTACATAGGGGCGGTCGCTGTTCTGGCCTTGCTGCCTTCTTTGGAACAGCGTTGAAGATCCATCCGCGTATCGCTGTATCTGACGGGGCCATGCATCCGGAAAAGAAATATCGCGGATCAAGCAGACGCTATGTACTTGATTATGTCAGGGACATGGAAGCTGACCTGAAAAATGCCAGACCGGAGCGCGTATTTATAACCCATTCCGGATGCGACAGGAAAGTGGTTGAATCTGTGAGAGAATATCTGGGTAGTCTTGGCGTGTTCAAAGAAATCCTTGAGACCCGCGCAGGAAGTGTTGTTTCGTCGCACTGTGGTCCGGGAACACTAGGGGTGCTGTTTATTGCCAAATGA
- a CDS encoding PBECR4 domain-containing protein, translating into MARKRITTTSWNYNSIKIKSDEEIKELLCKSANAYSLICDKEVMFIYRKNSDDAEYKYYIANCKKENFIHLVGCRVNNYVSAEAFYEECLNHMEKPIEKEHITYKESKKTTSAKLEVFPSMFDYKGVKAYRMGVHNKITIKNTFEMAMGNNKGVLGFDKRKEGMIPVPVTMLNGIIGDYATDYFNVIAVLVKDSSEKRFRQVVGCVTKGIAVSDLPPAIRDKIDFSDEERITKPV; encoded by the coding sequence ATGGCAAGAAAAAGGATTACGACAACCTCTTGGAATTATAACAGCATAAAAATCAAGTCGGATGAAGAAATAAAAGAACTGCTTTGTAAATCTGCTAACGCGTACTCTCTGATCTGTGATAAAGAGGTAATGTTCATTTATAGGAAAAACTCTGACGATGCAGAGTATAAGTATTACATTGCAAATTGCAAGAAGGAGAATTTTATCCATCTGGTCGGATGTAGGGTAAATAACTACGTTAGCGCTGAGGCTTTTTATGAGGAATGTCTTAATCATATGGAAAAGCCTATAGAAAAAGAGCACATCACATATAAAGAGAGTAAGAAGACTACATCAGCCAAACTGGAAGTCTTTCCCTCCATGTTCGACTATAAGGGCGTTAAGGCATACAGGATGGGTGTGCATAATAAGATAACCATTAAGAATACTTTTGAAATGGCAATGGGAAACAACAAGGGAGTCCTTGGCTTTGACAAGAGGAAAGAAGGCATGATTCCTGTTCCTGTTACTATGCTAAATGGCATAATAGGTGATTATGCAACAGATTACTTCAATGTTATTGCGGTGCTGGTAAAGGATAGCTCTGAAAAGAGATTCAGGCAAGTAGTGGGATGTGTGACAAAAGGTATTGCGGTCTCAGATCTTCCACCAGCAATTAGAGATAAGATAGACTTTTCCGATGAGGAGAGGATTACAAAGCCAGTTTAA
- a CDS encoding recombinase family protein has product MYQQLHDNRITALYCRLSRDDGFYEDSCSIVSQKSLLEKYAGDQGFGNCQFFVDDGYTGTNYDRPDFQRLIRLVESGDVGIIIVKDLSRLGREYLQTGYYTEVAFPSHDVRFIAINDGIDSANGENEFAPFKNIINEWYARDISRKIKTIRRISAEHGEYVNGRPPYGYIKDPEQHNHLMPDPNNAPVVKRIFDMCVSGKGCTEIARTLKTEEIPRPSSYHLDKDGINKSDPDDEERFEWCQRSVRDILMNPVYIGHLFSLRETKRSFKDKRPVKIPEEQWVKCYNNHEAIVTEEVFRIAQSRVAVRKPRNPASSRNIYRGLIFCADCGSRMHFIIRRPPHKGIGYYVCGFAKRKGVGCGCSQHYITIEQIEELLLKDINRILTWITEDKDGFEKYVESLSAAEKEKTRNDSRAELDEAIKRIYELNIIIKRLYEDRALGVISTDRYKILVSDYEAESTALDEKVRNLKENIVKNSSKRKDTESFINLISSCGEITEMDADIAHNLIDKILVHEKESEGNRVIMRVEVHYRFIGCIDKALMIPKTKGRIKRAV; this is encoded by the coding sequence ATGTATCAGCAGCTTCATGACAACAGAATAACAGCATTATATTGCAGACTCAGTCGAGATGATGGCTTTTATGAGGACAGCTGTAGCATAGTGTCACAGAAATCATTGCTTGAAAAATATGCCGGGGATCAGGGATTTGGCAATTGCCAGTTCTTTGTTGATGATGGATATACCGGAACAAATTATGACAGGCCTGACTTTCAGAGGCTTATACGCCTGGTGGAAAGTGGAGATGTAGGGATCATCATTGTAAAAGATCTTTCAAGACTCGGAAGGGAGTATCTTCAGACAGGTTATTATACTGAGGTGGCTTTTCCATCACATGATGTCCGCTTTATTGCAATCAATGATGGTATTGACTCTGCGAATGGAGAAAATGAATTTGCGCCGTTCAAGAATATCATAAATGAGTGGTATGCAAGGGATATCAGCAGAAAGATAAAGACCATCAGAAGGATTAGCGCTGAACACGGAGAGTACGTGAATGGACGCCCGCCTTATGGGTATATAAAAGATCCTGAACAGCATAATCATCTTATGCCAGATCCGAACAATGCTCCTGTGGTAAAACGCATCTTTGATATGTGTGTCAGCGGCAAGGGGTGTACGGAAATAGCTAGGACTCTGAAAACGGAAGAAATTCCACGTCCGAGTTCTTATCATCTTGATAAGGATGGCATAAACAAGTCGGATCCGGATGATGAGGAACGTTTTGAGTGGTGCCAGAGGTCTGTACGCGATATCCTGATGAACCCCGTGTACATAGGGCACCTGTTCTCGTTAAGGGAAACCAAGAGGTCTTTTAAGGATAAGCGTCCGGTAAAAATCCCGGAAGAACAGTGGGTAAAATGCTATAACAACCATGAAGCAATCGTCACAGAGGAAGTATTTCGCATCGCCCAGAGCAGGGTGGCCGTTAGAAAGCCAAGGAATCCTGCATCATCAAGGAATATTTACAGGGGACTAATTTTCTGTGCAGATTGCGGTAGTAGGATGCATTTTATCATCAGAAGACCACCTCATAAGGGAATCGGGTATTATGTATGCGGCTTTGCCAAAAGAAAAGGCGTGGGTTGTGGCTGTTCCCAGCACTACATTACGATTGAGCAGATTGAAGAATTGCTGTTAAAAGATATTAACAGAATACTTACCTGGATTACCGAAGACAAGGATGGTTTTGAAAAGTATGTAGAGAGCCTGTCTGCAGCGGAGAAAGAAAAGACCAGAAATGACAGCAGAGCTGAGCTTGATGAAGCAATCAAGAGGATTTATGAACTGAATATCATCATCAAAAGGCTCTATGAAGACCGGGCACTGGGAGTAATCTCTACAGATCGTTACAAAATCCTTGTTTCAGATTATGAGGCTGAGAGCACTGCTCTTGACGAAAAAGTAAGAAATCTCAAGGAAAACATCGTTAAAAACAGCAGCAAGAGAAAGGATACAGAGAGCTTCATCAACCTGATCAGCTCCTGTGGAGAGATTACAGAAATGGATGCAGATATCGCTCACAATCTGATAGATAAGATCCTTGTGCATGAAAAAGAGTCTGAAGGTAATCGGGTGATAATGAGGGTTGAAGTGCATTATAGGTTTATCGGATGCATCGATAAAGCACTTATGATACCCAAGACCAAAGGTCGCATAAAACGTGCGGTTTAA
- a CDS encoding DNA gyrase subunit A: protein MIEDPYEKEGYVYVFDYNLGQPIYYTTEEYAAIQLEQGIKRKKSRLQTLEAYLIALDNIDTVVRIIKTSKTTRDAKKTLISALNITQKQASAILQLKIDKLTKMNHEEIKEEYKKL, encoded by the coding sequence ATGATCGAGGATCCCTATGAAAAAGAAGGTTATGTATATGTTTTCGATTATAATTTAGGACAACCAATATATTACACAACCGAAGAATACGCTGCCATTCAGCTTGAACAGGGAATAAAACGAAAAAAAAGCAGATTACAAACACTGGAAGCTTATTTAATAGCACTAGATAACATAGACACGGTTGTCCGAATTATTAAAACCTCGAAAACCACAAGAGATGCAAAGAAAACCCTCATTAGTGCCCTGAATATCACTCAGAAACAAGCATCAGCCATTCTACAACTTAAGATTGATAAACTCACAAAAATGAATCATGAGGAAATAAAAGAAGAATACAAAAAATTATAA
- a CDS encoding helix-turn-helix transcriptional regulator yields the protein MYATGNKKMLNMLILEVLRKYSDEEHALSQQEIIKLLDKNYGMECDRRSVKNNIISLKEMGYDISMDKGYRLLEREFDESELRILIDSVLFSKSISTKQARGLIDKIRSLASNYFNAKVSHVSNLPELNRTINKQAMYALDAINDAISEKRKIEFVYNEVGIDFKLHPKREELYKVNPYQIVANNGRFYLIANYDKYDNVAHFRIDKMTEVRILDEKIKPMSQVPELENGLNLPKHMAEHLYMFSGESVSAEIKTTSDMMSELVDWFGTDFSIVSRTEESMLIRVRCNTSALRFWALQYGPYVEVIRPESLRKQLQKDTETMYAKYHN from the coding sequence ATGTATGCGACTGGAAATAAAAAAATGCTAAATATGCTTATTCTTGAGGTTTTACGAAAATATTCTGATGAAGAACATGCACTTTCGCAGCAGGAAATTATAAAACTTTTGGATAAGAACTATGGAATGGAGTGTGACAGACGTTCGGTAAAAAATAACATTATATCTCTTAAAGAAATGGGATATGACATTTCTATGGATAAAGGATATCGGTTGCTCGAGAGAGAATTTGACGAGTCGGAGCTACGTATCCTGATAGACAGTGTGCTTTTTTCAAAGTCAATATCTACTAAGCAAGCAAGGGGACTAATAGACAAAATCAGGAGTCTTGCAAGTAATTATTTTAATGCTAAGGTATCTCACGTGAGTAATCTTCCGGAGCTGAACAGGACTATAAACAAACAGGCAATGTACGCACTTGATGCTATAAATGATGCTATTTCTGAAAAACGGAAGATTGAATTTGTATATAACGAGGTTGGTATAGATTTCAAATTACATCCAAAACGAGAGGAATTGTATAAGGTAAATCCATATCAGATAGTAGCTAATAATGGCAGATTCTACCTTATTGCTAACTATGATAAGTATGATAATGTTGCTCATTTTAGAATAGATAAGATGACAGAGGTTAGGATTCTTGATGAAAAAATTAAACCCATGAGTCAAGTGCCAGAACTGGAAAATGGATTAAATCTTCCCAAGCACATGGCTGAGCATTTATACATGTTTAGTGGAGAAAGCGTTTCCGCTGAAATAAAAACCACATCTGATATGATGTCGGAACTAGTGGATTGGTTCGGAACAGATTTTAGTATTGTGAGTAGAACGGAAGAATCAATGCTTATTAGGGTTAGATGTAATACGTCGGCGTTACGGTTTTGGGCTCTTCAATATGGACCTTATGTAGAAGTGATCAGGCCTGAATCACTTAGAAAGCAGCTGCAGAAAGATACGGAAACAATGTATGCCAAGTATCATAATTGA
- a CDS encoding PDDEXK-like family protein: protein MDCPSKKILTAMLDKLEDLKVVDDASRNKMNIISILGKETDELIMCKILWGILNYKIGSKCVYVESFAKQVLGIDISDGSFRSAKVYREYCIPNSNRRIDIVIKTPKVFVPIEAKIYADDQENQCADYLDYTKNYYDDGKQATLFYLTINGNKPSYRSLSWNKSLLKDIRLISWFDILSWLEGVNCPDSESEDIIRQYCKALEALLNRKRGEIEMKIDEMIDSPDCMRAAIEIEKSLNRKKTALLHSLFEDIIDKVDNETNLDYDPLLNEPWDYRKSVDDYYSRRLSSSTYPALTYNMGLLDKLEDGTEYYFILRFEIEWRAYVGFAIMRRSEDGELFTEDNPSELLISKAKALVFEPDKLEHEKGWWLYWEYVTSNNQEIIDNEPDFRTMNEAYLSLYDTNGKEAFVEQVIQTLKKFKSSVKS from the coding sequence ATGGATTGTCCTTCTAAAAAAATACTTACCGCTATGCTGGATAAGCTGGAAGACTTAAAAGTGGTCGACGATGCATCTAGAAATAAAATGAACATTATAAGCATTCTCGGAAAAGAAACGGATGAGCTTATAATGTGCAAAATTCTGTGGGGAATCTTGAATTACAAGATTGGTAGTAAATGCGTTTATGTCGAAAGCTTTGCAAAACAGGTATTAGGGATAGACATAAGTGATGGAAGCTTTCGTTCAGCAAAAGTGTATCGAGAGTATTGTATTCCCAATAGCAATCGTAGAATAGATATTGTTATAAAGACTCCAAAAGTCTTTGTGCCAATTGAAGCAAAAATATACGCTGATGATCAAGAAAATCAGTGTGCTGATTATTTAGACTATACAAAGAATTATTATGATGATGGTAAGCAAGCAACGCTGTTCTATCTAACAATAAATGGAAACAAGCCTTCATATAGAAGCCTTTCCTGGAATAAGAGTTTGTTGAAAGATATACGGCTTATTTCGTGGTTTGATATTTTGTCTTGGTTGGAAGGAGTTAATTGTCCGGATTCAGAATCTGAAGATATCATTAGGCAGTATTGTAAAGCGTTAGAGGCTTTATTAAATCGCAAAAGAGGTGAAATTGAGATGAAAATTGATGAAATGATAGATTCACCAGATTGCATGAGAGCAGCTATTGAAATCGAAAAATCCTTAAATCGGAAGAAAACAGCGTTGTTACATTCGTTATTTGAGGACATTATTGATAAAGTGGACAATGAAACAAATTTAGATTATGACCCTTTACTGAATGAACCATGGGACTATAGAAAGAGCGTGGATGATTACTATTCAAGGCGCTTAAGCTCATCTACATATCCGGCCCTAACGTACAATATGGGATTATTGGATAAACTGGAAGATGGGACAGAGTATTATTTTATTTTGAGATTTGAGATAGAGTGGAGAGCTTATGTAGGATTTGCCATTATGCGTAGAAGTGAAGATGGTGAATTGTTTACAGAGGATAATCCGTCAGAACTGCTTATTTCAAAAGCAAAAGCGCTTGTATTTGAGCCTGATAAGCTAGAGCATGAAAAAGGATGGTGGCTATATTGGGAATATGTCACATCAAATAACCAGGAGATAATAGATAATGAGCCAGATTTTAGAACAATGAATGAGGCTTATTTATCTTTATATGATACAAATGGAAAGGAAGCGTTTGTTGAACAAGTAATCCAGACCTTGAAAAAATTCAAATCTAGTGTGAAGTCCTAG
- a CDS encoding KAP family P-loop NTPase fold protein, with translation MIRTMGYPDKPVASINEDLFNVEVYVNALCSFIRSCETPMTISIQGDWGSGKTSMMNMMKANMQGAVWPIWFNTWQFSQFDMGNALAFSMMDVILKGLDCENDVRKKIINGLIGFGKRVVRNVSDYTLGGEITGVISNSLEGPAQEVDFASEISELKDKFRTAVDSKLEKEHRDRVVVFVDDLDRLQPAKAVELLEVLKLFLDCDKCVFVLAVDYEVVTLGIRQKYGNEVTEEKGRSFFDKIIQLPFKMPVASYDIHRYVRGMMKKMNISDSESEVTLFFNLIQTSIGFNPRSMKRLFNTYELLDIVTESTVRNIDDDVRKRILFAIICVQMCYEKLYLYFTSTRIDGDTFAAFTEDALLDAALREIYGIGSDDSCYEIDRVKVFIPHFMDALQMDGDKELSEEEISNFKTILKSSVVTSVNATTETADSDSKEWEYRNRNKDIVKETAEKLRNIGKFTPWMPRKAREGVKFSDISGWYAWNVPVGFDCTLEYYLSRISEFIISVSVMISLRDGKGMEQKFFDVFGDNPLKLNIVPVKEEWGRYIYNNVLRVNANDTSIADQIATITKNAYEAVNEKVNNYEQ, from the coding sequence TTGATTAGAACTATGGGATATCCTGACAAACCTGTTGCCAGTATAAATGAAGACCTTTTTAATGTAGAAGTTTATGTAAATGCCTTATGCAGCTTTATTAGGAGCTGTGAGACACCAATGACAATATCCATCCAGGGCGACTGGGGGAGTGGCAAAACCAGTATGATGAACATGATGAAGGCTAATATGCAAGGCGCTGTATGGCCTATATGGTTCAATACATGGCAGTTTTCACAGTTTGATATGGGAAATGCCCTCGCATTTTCAATGATGGATGTAATCCTAAAAGGGCTTGATTGCGAAAATGATGTCAGGAAAAAGATAATAAATGGCTTGATAGGTTTTGGAAAGCGAGTAGTTCGCAATGTATCTGATTATACATTGGGTGGAGAAATAACGGGAGTAATTAGTAATTCGCTTGAAGGTCCAGCGCAGGAAGTAGACTTTGCCTCAGAAATTAGTGAGTTGAAAGATAAATTCAGAACCGCTGTTGATAGTAAGTTGGAAAAAGAACATCGGGACAGAGTTGTAGTTTTTGTTGATGATCTTGACAGGTTGCAACCCGCCAAGGCAGTTGAGCTTCTTGAGGTTTTGAAACTATTTCTTGACTGTGATAAGTGTGTCTTTGTCTTGGCGGTGGATTATGAAGTCGTAACTCTTGGTATCCGGCAGAAGTATGGGAATGAAGTCACAGAAGAAAAGGGAAGAAGTTTCTTCGATAAAATAATCCAACTTCCGTTTAAAATGCCGGTAGCAAGTTATGATATCCACAGATATGTTCGTGGAATGATGAAAAAAATGAATATTTCGGATTCAGAATCTGAGGTGACATTATTTTTTAATCTTATTCAGACTTCTATAGGATTTAATCCCAGGAGTATGAAAAGACTATTCAATACTTATGAACTCCTAGATATAGTTACGGAATCAACTGTTAGAAATATAGATGATGATGTTCGAAAGAGGATTCTATTTGCCATTATCTGTGTACAGATGTGTTATGAAAAGCTCTATCTATACTTTACATCGACTCGGATAGATGGTGATACTTTTGCAGCATTTACGGAAGATGCCCTGTTAGATGCAGCGTTAAGGGAAATATATGGAATAGGCTCTGACGATTCATGTTATGAAATAGATAGAGTTAAAGTGTTTATTCCTCATTTCATGGATGCCTTGCAGATGGATGGAGATAAAGAGCTGTCGGAAGAAGAGATAAGTAATTTCAAGACAATTCTTAAGAGCTCTGTCGTTACATCTGTAAATGCAACCACGGAGACTGCGGATTCTGATTCAAAAGAATGGGAGTATCGGAACAGAAACAAGGACATTGTAAAAGAAACCGCAGAAAAATTGCGCAATATTGGGAAGTTTACTCCATGGATGCCCAGAAAAGCTCGTGAAGGAGTAAAATTCTCGGATATCTCGGGGTGGTATGCATGGAATGTTCCCGTAGGATTTGATTGCACTTTAGAGTATTATCTCTCCAGGATAAGTGAATTCATTATTAGCGTAAGTGTCATGATATCACTTCGTGATGGAAAAGGAATGGAGCAGAAGTTTTTCGATGTGTTTGGAGATAATCCGCTTAAGCTAAATATAGTTCCTGTTAAAGAGGAATGGGGGCGATATATTTATAATAATGTGCTAAGAGTTAATGCAAATGATACAAGCATTGCTGACCAGATAGCGACGATTACCAAAAATGCGTATGAAGCTGTAAATGAAAAAGTAAATAATTATGAGCAATGA
- a CDS encoding YARHG domain-containing protein codes for MREPILDGRNTKIGEYEERLDGRVYIYDRKNNRIGEIRGGVRRLDLYDRNNRKLAFWDEDRDCTRDIRNRKLSDGNSLLQVCVMLNEEQIEAQNRKEQEEAQKRKEKEDANKRKEAQKQSYERGRKTYTTGKKGSTRGSGKKNGSAGGGLILLILIVIMFRACSKNTTQEPKNEDQNISVQHKQVAKEQSEQDKQLDIRTESDFIFSDSDKRYLSDDEVKTLNKDEIRIAINEIYARRGRAFKTPELNEYFSSKNWYNPQYSQAEFSEDVFNEYEKANIILLSKYR; via the coding sequence ATGCGTGAACCTATTCTGGACGGAAGAAATACTAAAATTGGTGAGTATGAAGAACGGCTTGATGGGAGAGTCTATATATATGACAGGAAGAACAATAGAATAGGTGAAATAAGGGGAGGAGTAAGAAGGCTTGATTTATATGATAGGAATAATAGAAAACTAGCTTTTTGGGATGAGGATAGAGATTGTACCAGAGATATTAGGAATCGTAAGCTTTCTGATGGAAATTCTCTTTTACAAGTATGCGTTATGCTAAATGAAGAACAAATAGAAGCCCAGAATAGAAAAGAACAAGAAGAAGCCCAAAAGAGGAAAGAAAAAGAAGACGCAAATAAGAGAAAAGAAGCGCAGAAACAATCTTATGAAAGAGGAAGGAAAACATATACTACTGGGAAGAAAGGCTCGACTAGAGGTAGTGGCAAGAAGAATGGTTCAGCAGGTGGGGGACTTATACTTTTAATTCTTATTGTGATTATGTTCAGGGCATGCTCTAAAAACACAACTCAAGAGCCCAAGAACGAAGATCAGAACATTTCTGTTCAGCATAAACAGGTTGCAAAGGAACAATCGGAACAGGATAAACAACTTGATATTCGAACAGAATCGGACTTTATCTTTTCGGATTCTGATAAGAGATATCTTTCGGATGATGAAGTGAAAACGCTTAACAAGGATGAAATAAGGATAGCTATAAACGAGATATATGCCAGAAGAGGAAGGGCATTCAAAACTCCTGAGTTGAATGAATACTTCTCATCAAAAAACTGGTATAATCCGCAATATTCACAAGCTGAATTTTCAGAGGATGTTTTTAATGAATACGAAAAAGCAAATATTATTTTGCTTTCAAAATATAGGTAG